In Phragmites australis chromosome 24, lpPhrAust1.1, whole genome shotgun sequence, the following are encoded in one genomic region:
- the LOC133907015 gene encoding RING-H2 finger protein ATL28-like encodes MDTGVATAARRLLLDASHDSRAHAHVASVSSSRPAAAPPPALLPAPQTSFPMLLPVFILFVLLLCFLSIFLLRDLLHFFSLWLHRRRRRPRDAGADAASDAAGSDPHALRKPAGLDPSILATFPTVRWFEDAAAARSAPGAAECAVCLSEFTAGDAVRLLTVCRHAFHTACIDSWLGAHTTCPVCRSELGAPPPQPGHAAVHQEHDGDGGRITIAVDEGPGVAVTTADHTTPPPASHDNVGARSRADR; translated from the coding sequence ATGGACACGGGCGTGGCCACGGCCGCGCGCCGCCTTCTCCTCGATGCCAGCCACGACTCTCGCGCCCACGCCCACGTCGCCAGCGTCTCTTCCTCGAGGCCGGCAGCAGCACCGCCCCCGGCATTGCTACCAGCGCCGCAAACGTCGTTCCCCATGCTGCTCCCGGTCTTCATCCTCTTCGTGCTCCTCCTCTGCTTCCTCTCCATCTTTCTCCTGCGCGACctcctccacttcttctccctctggctccaccgccgccgccgccgcccccgcgaCGCCGGCGCGGACGCGGCGTCCGACGCAGCGGGGTCGGACCCGCACGCGCTGCGCAAGCCGGCCGGGCTGGACCCTTCCATCCTCGCCACGTTCCCCACGGTGCGGTGGTTCGAGGACGCGGCGGCTGCGCGGTCCGCGCCGGGGGCGGCCGAGTGCGCGGTCTGCCTGTCCGAGTTCACCGCCGGCGACGCCGTCCGCCTGCTCACCGTCTGCCGCCACGCGTTCCACACGGCGTGCATAGACTCGTGGCTCGGCGCACACACCACGTGCCCAGTCTGCCGCTCCGAACTGGGCGCGCCGCCGCCCCAGCCGGGCCACGCCGCCGTTCACCAAGAACACGACGGGGACGGTGGCCGCATCACGATCGCGGTCGACGAGGGACCAGGCGTAGCGGTGACGACCGCAGACCATACGACGCCACCCCCAGCGAGCCATGACAACGTTGGCGCTCGATCGCGAGCTGACCGGTGA
- the LOC133907016 gene encoding uncharacterized protein LOC133907016 isoform X2 codes for MFTNAQRQVERTGRYGTPRDQYLQDLVTQFQNSTDEESKEKVVANLANFAYDPFNYAFMRQLNVLELFLDCITEPNERLVEFGVGGICNSCVDPANASVIIQCGGIPLILQCLSSPVRNTVTYALGALYYLCNPSTKKEILKPDVVRIIREYAAAGAVNTSFSNLANAFLEKHVGS; via the exons ATGTTTACGAACGCTCAGCGCCAGGTCGAGCGCACCGGCCGCTACGGCACTCCACGAGATCAGTACCTTCAG GATCTCGTGACCCAGTTCCAGAACTCCACGGATGAAG AATCCAAGGAGAAAGTAGTTGCAAACTTGGCAAATTTCGCGTATGACCCTTTTAACTATGCCTTTATGCGTCAG CTGAATGTTCTTGAGCTATTCTTGGACTGCATCACAGAGCCGAATGAAAGGCTTGTTGAGTTCGGCGTTGGTGGAATCTGTAATTCATGTGTTG ATCCTGCAAATGCTTCAGTCATTATTCAGTGCGGTGGCATCCCATTGATTCTACAATGCTTATCAAGCCCAGTGAGGAATACT GTGACTTATGCACTTGGGGCTTTGTATTATTTATGCAACCCTTCAACAAAGAAAGAGATCCTGAAACCAGATGTAGTTCGGATTATAAGAGAGTATGCTGCAGCTGGAGCTGTTAACACCAGCTTCAGCAATCTGGCTAATGCTTTCCTGGAGAAGCATGTTGGTTCGTGA
- the LOC133907016 gene encoding uncharacterized protein LOC133907016 isoform X1 has translation MFTNAQRQVERTGRYGTPRDQYLQDLVTQFQNSTDEESKEKVVANLANFAYDPFNYAFMRQLNVLELFLDCITEPNERLVEFGVGGICNSCVDPANASVIIQCGGIPLILQCLSSPVRNTVTYALGALYYLCNPSTKKEILKPDVVRIIREYAAAGAVNTSFSNLANAFLEKHVGCDVKVS, from the exons ATGTTTACGAACGCTCAGCGCCAGGTCGAGCGCACCGGCCGCTACGGCACTCCACGAGATCAGTACCTTCAG GATCTCGTGACCCAGTTCCAGAACTCCACGGATGAAG AATCCAAGGAGAAAGTAGTTGCAAACTTGGCAAATTTCGCGTATGACCCTTTTAACTATGCCTTTATGCGTCAG CTGAATGTTCTTGAGCTATTCTTGGACTGCATCACAGAGCCGAATGAAAGGCTTGTTGAGTTCGGCGTTGGTGGAATCTGTAATTCATGTGTTG ATCCTGCAAATGCTTCAGTCATTATTCAGTGCGGTGGCATCCCATTGATTCTACAATGCTTATCAAGCCCAGTGAGGAATACT GTGACTTATGCACTTGGGGCTTTGTATTATTTATGCAACCCTTCAACAAAGAAAGAGATCCTGAAACCAGATGTAGTTCGGATTATAAGAGAGTATGCTGCAGCTGGAGCTGTTAACACCAGCTTCAGCAATCTGGCTAATGCTTTCCTGGAGAAGCATGTTG ggtgcgatgtaaaagtgTCATAA
- the LOC133907013 gene encoding uncharacterized protein LOC133907013 yields the protein MLPGSAAPAGGSGMFVPAATAGTVLCCMCGVSMQPNPANMCARCLRARVDITEGVPRHAAVVYCPDCSTYLQPPRSWLRATPESPELMQILLRRIKRPLARLRVSLSGAEFVFSEPHSKRLRLKLSLRREVLHGVVLEQTHPVEFVVHDRLCDSCARLQSNPDQWVAVVQLRQHVPHRRTFLYLEQLLIKHGQAALAIRVAAAPGGLDFFFGSRSHATRLVDFLTTVAPVQTQTAKQLVSHDTKSSVYNYKYTFSVDICPICREDLIALSPQASRDLGGLGPLVLCVKVTNAIALLDPLTLRVHHLEEKKYRVYNFKAALTSKQLVEYIVLDIEQESPEISIDGSRYQLAFAQVARVSDFGKNDTIFMVRTHLGHLLNPGDLALGYDLYGANMNDDDMDTAMMRHSLPEVILVKKSYEKKPRTRRWKLKRLPVEEDAANKAKGEEEKRLDEYEAFLKDLEQNPELRFKINLYKNEDYRSEMASTIGDDVPTVPIEELIEDMTLGDDEEDEGDEVVERNTRAGMVE from the coding sequence ATGCTGCCCGGATCGGCGGCTCCGGCGGGAGGCTCCGGGATGTTCGtcccggcggcgacggcgggcaCGGTGCTGTGCTGCATGTGCGGCGTGTCCATGCAGCCCAACCCGGCCAACATGTGCGCGCGCTGCCTCCGCGCGCGCGTCGACATCACCGAGGGTGTCCCGCGCCACGCCGCCGTGGTCTACTGCCCGGACTGCTCCACCTACCTCCAGCCGCCGCGCTCCTGGCTGCGCGCGACCCCCGAGTCCCCCGAGCTCATGCAGATCCTGCTCCGCCGCATCAAACGCCCGCTCGCGCGCCTCCGCGTCTCCCTCTCCGGCGCCGAGTTCGTCTTCTCCGAGCCCCACTCCAAGCGCCTCCGCCTCAAGCTCAGCCTCCGCCGCGAGGTGCTCCACGGCGTCGTCCTCGAGCAGACGCACCCCGTCGAGTTCGTCGTCCACGACCGACTCTGCGACTCCTGCGCCCGCTTGCAATCCAACCCCGACCAGTGGGTCGCCGTCGTCCAGCTCCGCCAGCACGTCCCGCACCGCCGCACCTTCCTCTACCTCGAGCAGCTCCTCATCAAGCACGGGCAGGCTGCCCTCGCGATCCGAGTCGCCGCGGCCCCCGGCGGCCTCGACTTCTTCTTCGGCTCGCGCTCCCACGCCACCCGCCTTGTCGACTTCCTCACCACCGTCGCGCCCGTCCAAACTCAGACAGCCAAACAGCTCGTCTCGCACGACACCAAGAGCAGCGTGTACAACTACAAGTACACCTTTTCGGTTGATATCTGCCCGATCTGCCGTGAGGACCTCATCGCGCTCAGCCCCCAGGCGTCCCGCGACCTTGGTGGCCTTGGCCCTCTTGTCCTCTGCGTCAAGGTTACCAATGCCATTGCGCTGCTTGACCCTCTCACACTGCGTGTGCACCACCTCGAGGAGAAGAAGTACAGGGTCTATAACTTCAAAGCGGCTCTGACTAGCAAGCAACTTGTGGAGTACATCGTGCTAGACATTGAACAAGAGTCACCTGAGATCTCCATCGATGGATCTCGCTACCAGTTGGCATTTGCGCAGGTTGCCCGGGTGTCGGATTTCGGGAAGAATGATACCATATTTATGGTGCGGACGCATCTTGGGCACCTGCTGAACCCTGGTGACCTTGCCCTTGGGTACGATCTCTATGGCGCGAACATGAATGATGATGACATGGACACGGCTATGATGCGGCACAGCTTACCTGAAGTGATTCTTGTCaagaagagctatgagaagaaGCCACGCACACGGCGATGGAAGCTGAAGAGGCTGCCAGTGGAGGAAGATGCTGCAAACAAGGCCAAAGGTGAGGAAGAGAAGAGGCTAGATGAGTATGAAGCTTTCCTCAAGGACTTGGAGCAGAACCCAGAGTTGAGGTTTAAGATAAATCTGTACAAGAACGAGGATTATAGGTCAGAGATGGCATCGACGATTGGTGATGATGTCCCTACTGTGCCAATTGAGGAGCTGATTGAGGACATGACCCTTGgtgacgacgaggaggatgaaGGGGACGAAGTTGTGGAACGCAACACACGTGCTGGAATGGTGGAATGA
- the LOC133907928 gene encoding mitochondrial carnitine/acylcarnitine carrier-like protein encodes MGDVAKDLTAGTVGGAAQLVVGHPFDTIKVKLQSQPTPPPGQPPRYAGAVDAVKQTLGAEGPRGLYKGMGAPLATVAAFNAVLFTVRGQMEAVLRSEPGVPLTVGQQVVAGAGAGVAVSFLACPTELIKCRLQAQSALATAAPAPAAAGAGGVAAPASVKYGGPIDVARHVLKSEGGTRGLFKGLFPTLAREVPGNAIMFGVYEAIKQLIAGGQDTSQLGRGSLIVAGGLAGASFWGSVYPTDVVKSVLQVDDYKNPKYSGSMDAFRKILAADGVKGLYKGFGPAMGRSVPANAACFLAYEVTRSALG; translated from the exons ATGGGTGACGTGGCCAAGGACCTgacggccggcacggtgggcgGCGCGGCGCAGCTGGTAGTGGGCCACCCGTTCGACACAATCAAGGTGAAGCTGCAGAGCCAGCCCACGCCGCCGCCCGGCCAGCCTCCCCGTTACGCCGGCGCCGTCGACGCCGTCAAGCAGACGCTGGGCGCCGAGGGGCCCCGGGGCCTCTACAAGGGCATGGGCGCGCCCCTCGCCACCGTCGCCGCCTTCAACGCCGTGCTCTTCACCGTCAGGGGCCAGATGGAGGCCGTGCTGCGGTCCGAGCCCGGCGTGCCGCTCACCGTCGGCCAGCaggtcgtcgccggcgccggcgctgggGTCGCCGTCTCGTTCCTGGCGTGCCCCACCGAACTCATCAAGTGCAG GTTGCAAGCCCAGAGCGCCTTAGCGACTGCTGCTCCTGCCCCTGCTGCCGCCGGCGCGGGAGGCGTCGCCGCCCCCGCTTCAGTGAAATACGGTGGCCCGATCGACGTCGCTAGACACGTGCTCAAATCAGaaggcggcacgcgcggcctcTTCAAGGGCCTCTTCCCGACGCTCGCGCGCGAGGTCCCCGGCAACGCCATCATGTTCGGGGTGTACGAAGCGATCAAGCAGCTGATCGCCGGCGGGCAGGATACGTCGCAGCTCGGCCGTGGCTCCCTGATCGTGGCCGGCGGCCTCGCCGGTGCCTCCTTCTGGGGCTCAGTGTACCCGACCGACGTCGTGAAGAGCGTGCTCCAGGTGGACGACTACAAGAACCCCAAGTACTCGGGCTCCATGGACGCGTTCAGGAAGATCCTCGCCGCCGACGGCGTGAAGGGATTGTACAAGGGGTTCGGCCCCGCCATGGGTCGCAGCGTGCCGGCCAACGCTGCGTGCTTCTTGGCGTACGAGGTGACCAGGTCCGCGCTAGGGTGA
- the LOC133908094 gene encoding abscisic acid receptor PYL10-like, translated as MEHQGAGTDGEVPAGLGLTVAEYEQLKPTVDAHHRYAVGAGQCSSLLAQRIHAPPATVWAIVRRFDCPQVYKHFIRSCALRPDPEAGDVLRPGRLREVSVISGLPASTSTERLDLLDDASRVFGFSITGGEHRLRNYRSVTTVSELAGPGICTVVLESYVVDVPDGNTEDDTRLFADTVVRLNLQKLKSLAEANAAAAPSNSVPQPPPPAPAE; from the coding sequence ATGGAGCATCAGGGTGCGGGGACGGACGGGGAGGTGCCGGCGGGGCTGGGGCTGACGGTGGCGGAGTACGAGCAGCTGAAGCCGACGGTGGACGCGCACCACCGCTACGCCGTGGGGGCGGGCCAATGCTCCTCGCTGCTGGCGCAGCGCATCCACGCACCGCCAGCCACCGTCTGGGCAATCGTGCGCCGCTTTGACTGCCCGCAGGTGTACAAGCACTTCATCCGCAGCTGCGCGCTCCGCCCGGACCCCGAAGCCGGCGACGTCCTCCGCCCTGGCCGCCTCCGCGAGGTTAGCGTCATCTCCGGCCTCCCCGCCAGCACCAGCACCGAGCGCCTCGATCTCCTCGACGACGCGAGCAGGGTCTTCGGCTTCTCCATCACTGGCGGCGAGCACCGCCTCCGCAACTACCGCTCCGTCACCACCGTGTCCGAGCTCGCCGGCCCCGGGATCTGCACCGTCGTGCTCGAGTCCTACGTCGTCGACGTTCCCGACGGCAACACCGAGGACGACACCCGCCTCTTCGCCGACACCGTCGTCAGGCTCAACCTCCAGAAGCTCAAGTCCCTTGCCGAggccaacgccgccgccgccccctccaACTCCGTCCCCCAGcctcctccgccggcgccggcggaatAG